One segment of Bacteroidales bacterium DNA contains the following:
- a CDS encoding FAD-dependent oxidoreductase, whose product MIEVNVILNGKPVVGKAGESVLELAQRHGIEIPTLCHDPRLEPYSSCFVCVVEIEGMRGLQPSCSTKISEGMKITTDNDKIHKARKSALDLLVSNHYADCVAPCKQTCPAGVDVQGYISLIEKGLYSEAVALIKQVNPLPAICGRVCVRPCEAACQRNLLEENAGVGIDYLKRFASDMDLNSPYRYVAKAKPATGKKVAIIGAGPGGLSAAWFLQLEGHYCDIFEASPKAGGWLRYGIPEYRLPNEIIDKEVNAILELGLSQIYYNKKLGDNLSYKELQEKYDAVILTIGSQGSTPVGCEGDDAENVFGGVEFLRNMEITGQRYNFKEKTVAVIGGGNTAMDCCRTSIRCHADKVYVLYRRTEKEMPANPIEIHESKLEGVEYMFLTAPKKINKDEQGKVKSITCLKMELGEPDASGRRRPVPIEGSDFELPVDYILAAIGQKTLAPFIDDINQNAKTGKLALNKYGNIDVNPITLQTGIPNIFSAGDAVKGPATAIEAIAQARRAALSCHQYLTNQEIKAEEYEFISRKDNFKKQTPADYKGKYVSQNRHEMPTLPANERINFKEVELGYENEEVAKAEASRCLECGCVEYYTCDLKKHATQYHATQENYKGGFKQYNIRFDHPFIEIDNNKCILCARCVRICNEVVGANALGLVNRGFDTYIAPSLGLSLTETDCESCGLCISACPTAAISENVIFKPGPVKTEAIKSICNYCSVGCELEYHTKKDFVWKVTGSNGLVNSDSNICSYAKFGYNYINDKKRITKPLYKENGVWNEISFEQAFQIITDNLKQQNGSKTAFFTGARLTNEELLLIKKIATNTHSNIGSFHYLGRGNGYAENSIANLPFDEIKKAEHIYILGTEINYEHPVVGYMIFNHKHKNEIPVDLITTLQNNKLSKKIDHQIIVQSYYYFIKAVNYYLLSNNLQNQLFINQNTSYFVEYKKQLLSENYDNLILKSGVNKSIIELFAKEYNETHHAIIVYSEKHISSNTSLELRNLALITGKMGKTAMGLIALKEKNNSEGLFNLGIGEGINNFNQINNLNDLSLYNKLETNEINNFYIIGEDPLGTTTNKPKVEQWFSQASFIVVQDYFLTETGQRANLVLPASLPYETGGSFTNTLRMIQKIEKHKNPPFEYSNIEQWIRIGKNFGISNLNSIEDIHQELNLFIANAQPFESFVFRPTTNDNLFTIFNNGCDCINQQFVEYFNKKLNIKKYETVQ is encoded by the coding sequence ATGATCGAAGTAAATGTAATATTAAATGGCAAACCGGTAGTTGGTAAAGCCGGAGAATCTGTTTTAGAATTAGCCCAACGTCATGGAATAGAAATACCAACACTATGTCATGACCCTCGTTTAGAACCCTATTCGTCTTGCTTTGTTTGTGTAGTTGAAATAGAAGGTATGAGAGGACTTCAACCTTCCTGTTCAACAAAAATATCAGAAGGGATGAAAATCACGACCGATAATGACAAAATACACAAAGCTCGTAAATCAGCATTAGATTTGCTGGTTTCAAATCACTATGCCGACTGCGTAGCACCATGCAAACAGACTTGCCCAGCAGGAGTCGATGTTCAAGGATATATCTCATTAATTGAGAAAGGATTATATAGCGAAGCCGTGGCTCTTATTAAACAAGTAAACCCCTTACCTGCCATTTGTGGTCGCGTGTGTGTTCGCCCATGCGAAGCCGCTTGCCAACGCAATCTTCTCGAAGAAAATGCAGGAGTTGGCATCGATTATTTAAAACGTTTTGCAAGCGATATGGATTTAAATTCTCCCTATCGATATGTTGCAAAAGCCAAACCCGCCACAGGAAAAAAAGTCGCAATAATCGGTGCTGGGCCGGGCGGATTATCGGCAGCTTGGTTTTTACAACTCGAAGGACATTACTGCGATATTTTTGAAGCAAGTCCCAAAGCCGGGGGATGGCTACGATATGGTATCCCTGAATATCGCTTACCCAATGAAATTATCGATAAAGAAGTAAACGCCATTTTAGAGTTAGGATTAAGCCAAATATACTATAATAAAAAACTCGGTGATAATTTAAGCTATAAAGAATTACAAGAAAAATACGATGCCGTTATTCTAACAATCGGTTCACAAGGAAGTACACCCGTTGGTTGCGAAGGCGACGACGCCGAAAATGTATTCGGTGGTGTAGAATTTCTTCGAAACATGGAAATTACGGGTCAACGCTATAATTTCAAAGAAAAAACGGTAGCTGTCATCGGAGGTGGTAATACTGCAATGGACTGCTGCAGAACTTCAATTCGTTGTCATGCCGATAAAGTATATGTACTATACAGAAGAACCGAAAAAGAAATGCCCGCTAACCCCATTGAAATCCACGAATCGAAGCTCGAAGGTGTAGAATACATGTTTTTAACTGCCCCCAAAAAAATAAATAAAGACGAACAAGGAAAAGTAAAATCTATTACTTGCCTAAAAATGGAGTTAGGCGAACCCGATGCCTCCGGTCGTCGTCGTCCTGTACCAATTGAAGGAAGCGATTTTGAACTACCAGTCGATTATATCCTCGCTGCTATTGGACAAAAAACATTAGCCCCTTTTATAGATGACATAAATCAAAATGCTAAAACAGGCAAATTAGCACTCAACAAATATGGCAACATTGATGTTAATCCTATCACACTTCAAACAGGCATTCCAAATATTTTTTCTGCTGGCGATGCAGTTAAAGGACCTGCTACCGCCATTGAAGCAATTGCTCAAGCACGAAGAGCCGCACTAAGCTGCCACCAATATTTAACCAATCAAGAAATAAAAGCCGAAGAATACGAATTTATTAGCCGTAAAGACAATTTTAAAAAACAAACCCCTGCAGATTACAAAGGCAAATACGTTAGCCAAAACAGACACGAAATGCCAACATTACCAGCTAACGAACGTATCAATTTTAAAGAAGTTGAACTAGGTTATGAAAACGAAGAAGTAGCAAAAGCAGAAGCTTCAAGATGTTTAGAATGTGGTTGTGTTGAATATTATACCTGCGATTTAAAAAAACATGCTACACAATATCATGCCACTCAAGAAAACTATAAGGGAGGATTCAAACAGTATAATATACGATTCGATCATCCATTTATCGAAATTGACAATAATAAATGTATTTTATGCGCTCGATGTGTTAGAATATGCAACGAAGTAGTTGGCGCAAATGCGTTAGGATTAGTAAATCGTGGATTCGATACCTACATTGCCCCTAGCTTAGGTTTATCTTTAACAGAAACTGATTGCGAATCGTGTGGTTTATGTATATCTGCCTGCCCTACAGCTGCCATAAGTGAGAATGTAATATTTAAACCCGGTCCGGTAAAAACAGAAGCCATTAAAAGCATATGCAATTATTGCTCGGTAGGATGCGAACTAGAATACCATACTAAAAAAGATTTTGTATGGAAAGTTACAGGATCAAATGGCTTAGTTAATTCCGATTCAAATATTTGTAGCTATGCTAAATTTGGTTATAACTATATCAACGATAAAAAAAGAATTACCAAACCTCTATACAAAGAAAACGGAGTTTGGAACGAAATTTCGTTTGAACAAGCTTTTCAAATTATTACAGACAATTTAAAACAACAAAATGGATCTAAAACTGCATTTTTTACGGGTGCTCGACTCACAAACGAAGAGTTATTACTCATAAAAAAAATTGCAACTAACACTCATTCAAACATTGGTTCATTTCACTATCTCGGAAGAGGAAATGGATATGCCGAAAATAGCATCGCCAACCTACCATTTGACGAAATAAAAAAAGCCGAACATATTTACATTTTAGGCACCGAAATAAATTACGAACACCCCGTGGTAGGTTATATGATTTTTAACCACAAACATAAAAACGAAATACCTGTCGACCTAATCACCACCCTACAAAACAATAAATTATCTAAAAAAATTGACCACCAAATTATTGTTCAATCTTATTATTATTTTATAAAAGCAGTCAATTACTATTTATTAAGCAATAATTTGCAAAATCAATTATTTATTAATCAAAATACAAGTTACTTTGTAGAATATAAAAAACAATTATTATCAGAAAATTACGACAACCTCATTTTAAAAAGTGGAGTAAACAAATCTATCATTGAACTCTTTGCCAAAGAATATAACGAAACCCATCACGCTATTATTGTTTATTCCGAAAAACACATTTCCTCCAATACCTCGCTCGAATTACGAAATTTAGCTTTAATAACTGGCAAAATGGGTAAAACAGCCATGGGATTAATTGCTTTAAAAGAAAAAAACAACTCCGAAGGATTATTCAATTTAGGTATTGGAGAAGGAATTAACAATTTTAATCAAATTAATAATTTAAACGACTTATCTCTTTACAATAAACTAGAAACAAACGAAATAAATAACTTCTATATTATAGGAGAAGACCCATTAGGCACAACTACTAATAAACCCAAAGTAGAACAATGGTTTAGCCAAGCTTCATTTATAGTTGTTCAAGATTATTTCCTAACAGAAACGGGTCAACGTGCTAATTTAGTTCTTCCTGCCTCATTACCATACGAAACAGGTGGTAGCTTTACTAATACTCTTAGAATGATTCAAAAAATTGAAAAACATAAAAATCCTCCTTTTGAGTATAGCAATATCGAACAATGGATTAGAATTGGAAAAAATTTTGGAATAAGCAATCTGAATTCAATCGAAGACATACATCAGGAATTAAATCTCTTTATCGCAAATGCTCAACCATTCGAATCTTTTGTATTTAGACCTACAACTAACGATAACTTATTTACCATTTTTAACAATGGTTGCGATTGTATTAATCAACAATTTGTAGAATACTTCAATAAAAAATTAAACATTAAAAAATATGAAACAGTTCAATAG
- a CDS encoding NADH-quinone oxidoreductase subunit NuoF, giving the protein MENIKVLVGLASCGIAAGANKVFDKFNEIKEKENLLFELTKTGCIGMCYREPLVEIIDESGSYLYGEIDENKTIEIIEKHIKLGEPVKEYVVKTELFQNEDDTFWQGQVKIALRNCGIINPEIIDEYEKRGGYQAIKKLLNNHTSPEQVIQTIIESGIRGRGGGGFPTGIKWKFAASSKSDEKFIICNADEGDPGAFMDRSVLEGDPHSVLEGMTIAAYAIGATEGVIYCRAEYPLAIKRLNIALDQARQKGYLGKNIHGKEGWNFDIHVKEGAGAFVCGEETALMASVEGRRGMPRKRPPFPAVSGLWKKPTNINNVETFANIPYIILNGAESFNKYGTEKSKGTKVFALTGKIKRGGLVEVPMGISINDIIYKLGGGIQNNKKFKAVQLGGPSGGCIPDYLADTPVDYESITATGAIMGSGGMVVMDESTCMVDMARFFLDFTQKESCGKCTFCRIGTKRMLEILTRITEGEGKEGDIELLEQLAYQIKDSSLCGLGQTAPNPVLTTIKYFRHEYEAHIRDKKCPAHSCKKLITYTIIEDKCTGCTICAKNCPVNAISGERKQVHFINQDACIKCGVCFSKCKFEAIKLS; this is encoded by the coding sequence ATGGAAAATATTAAAGTCCTTGTTGGATTAGCAAGCTGTGGAATTGCAGCGGGTGCTAATAAAGTTTTCGATAAATTTAATGAAATAAAAGAAAAAGAAAACCTTCTATTCGAACTTACAAAAACCGGTTGTATTGGCATGTGCTACCGAGAGCCCTTAGTAGAAATTATTGACGAATCAGGTTCATATCTATATGGCGAAATTGACGAAAACAAAACTATTGAAATTATCGAAAAACACATAAAATTAGGAGAACCCGTTAAAGAATACGTTGTTAAAACGGAACTTTTTCAAAATGAAGATGATACCTTTTGGCAAGGCCAAGTAAAAATAGCTTTACGAAATTGCGGCATAATAAATCCAGAAATTATTGATGAATACGAAAAACGTGGAGGTTATCAAGCTATAAAAAAACTTTTAAATAATCATACTTCACCTGAGCAAGTTATTCAAACAATTATTGAAAGTGGTATTCGAGGACGTGGCGGTGGAGGATTTCCCACTGGTATAAAATGGAAATTTGCAGCATCGAGTAAATCAGACGAAAAATTCATTATTTGTAATGCCGACGAAGGCGACCCCGGTGCATTTATGGACAGAAGCGTTCTTGAAGGAGACCCTCATAGTGTTCTCGAAGGAATGACAATAGCTGCTTATGCCATTGGAGCAACCGAAGGCGTTATATATTGTCGTGCAGAATACCCACTTGCTATAAAACGGTTGAATATAGCGCTAGATCAAGCTCGTCAAAAAGGTTATTTAGGAAAAAATATTCACGGCAAAGAAGGATGGAATTTTGATATTCATGTAAAAGAAGGAGCCGGTGCTTTTGTTTGTGGCGAAGAAACAGCCCTAATGGCATCGGTCGAAGGACGAAGAGGCATGCCTCGCAAACGTCCACCATTCCCCGCTGTTTCGGGATTATGGAAAAAACCGACTAATATTAACAATGTTGAAACTTTTGCCAATATACCCTATATTATTTTAAATGGTGCAGAATCATTTAATAAATATGGAACAGAAAAATCTAAAGGGACCAAAGTTTTTGCTTTAACTGGAAAAATTAAAAGAGGTGGCTTAGTAGAAGTTCCTATGGGAATTTCTATTAATGATATCATTTATAAATTAGGAGGAGGAATTCAAAATAATAAAAAGTTTAAAGCTGTTCAACTAGGAGGTCCTTCAGGTGGTTGTATTCCCGATTATTTAGCCGACACACCCGTAGATTATGAATCGATTACAGCCACCGGTGCTATCATGGGATCTGGCGGTATGGTAGTTATGGACGAATCAACCTGTATGGTTGATATGGCTCGTTTCTTTCTCGATTTTACCCAAAAAGAATCGTGTGGAAAATGTACCTTTTGCAGAATCGGCACAAAACGAATGCTCGAAATATTAACACGTATTACAGAAGGAGAAGGTAAGGAAGGCGATATTGAACTATTAGAACAACTAGCATATCAAATTAAAGACAGTTCATTGTGTGGATTAGGACAAACTGCACCCAATCCAGTATTAACAACAATTAAGTATTTTCGTCACGAATACGAAGCTCATATACGAGATAAAAAATGCCCTGCACATAGCTGCAAAAAACTTATTACCTATACGATTATCGAAGATAAATGTACAGGATGCACCATCTGTGCTAAAAATTGTCCAGTCAATGCAATATCGGGCGAAAGAAAACAAGTGCATTTTATCAATCAAGATGCATGTATCAAATGCGGTGTTTGCTTTAGCAAATGTAAATTTGAAGCTATTAAATTATCGTAA
- the nuoE gene encoding NADH-quinone oxidoreductase subunit NuoE produces the protein MRIQRIENSNIIADNQQIVDLKLLDPIIEKYKNKKGNTIPILQSTQQIFGYIPSIAFEYISQKTGLKVSEMYGVATFYAQFRLKPVGKHIIKVCHGTACHVQGANALSDSILEALQIKDGETTPDGFYTVESVACLGCCSLAPVMMIDEDTYGKLTGKSAVNIIKEIKLKASN, from the coding sequence ATGCGAATTCAACGTATAGAAAACAGCAATATTATTGCTGATAACCAACAAATAGTTGATTTAAAACTTTTAGATCCAATAATTGAAAAATATAAAAACAAAAAAGGTAATACTATACCCATTTTACAATCGACTCAACAGATTTTTGGCTATATTCCTTCAATAGCGTTTGAATATATAAGCCAAAAAACTGGTTTAAAAGTAAGCGAAATGTACGGAGTAGCAACTTTTTATGCACAATTTAGACTAAAACCCGTTGGCAAACATATAATAAAGGTATGTCATGGTACAGCATGCCATGTTCAAGGAGCCAATGCATTAAGCGATTCCATTCTTGAAGCATTACAAATAAAAGATGGTGAAACAACTCCCGATGGTTTTTATACAGTCGAATCAGTAGCATGCTTAGGATGTTGTTCATTAGCACCTGTAATGATGATTGACGAAGATACTTACGGAAAACTTACAGGCAAATCGGCCGTTAATATTATTAAGGAAATAAAATTAAAAGCTTCAAATTAA
- a CDS encoding NAD(P)(+) transhydrogenase (Re/Si-specific) subunit beta, which yields MTTHIQIAAYLFASILFILSLSGLSTQESAKRGVIYGIVGMVIAVLATLMGENIHGYIYIIIAMIIASIIGVIVALRVEMTAMPQLIALLHSFVGLAAVLVGYGTFINPQTMLMQGAEKSIHLVEIYVGIFIGAITFTGSIIAWGKLTENITSKPFVYKGKDLVNVILLLASIVLGVLFLLQTETYGMTYLIIMTIIAAFFGVMMVMAIGGADMPVVISMLNSLSGWTASASGFMLGNDLLIVTGALVGSSGAILSIIMCNAMNRSFFSVISGGFGQEIKKGKKIEGTVKSITHEEAAEILNEAQSIMIVPGYGMAVAKAQYPIHDLVEKLRKKGKTVRFGIHPVAGRLPGHMNVLLAEANVPYDIVLEMDEVNPDMPDTDVVLVIGANDTVNPGAQEDPSSPIYGMPVIEVWKAKRVIVMKRSMAVGYAGVENPLFYKENTDMLYGDAKESVEKINAKID from the coding sequence ATAACTACACATATTCAAATTGCAGCATACCTTTTTGCATCCATATTATTCATATTAAGTCTTTCAGGTTTATCAACCCAAGAATCTGCAAAAAGAGGAGTCATCTATGGCATTGTTGGAATGGTAATAGCCGTTCTTGCAACACTTATGGGCGAAAATATTCATGGCTACATTTATATTATTATAGCCATGATCATTGCTTCTATCATCGGAGTAATAGTAGCACTAAGAGTAGAAATGACAGCAATGCCACAACTAATTGCGTTACTACATAGTTTTGTTGGTTTAGCCGCTGTTTTAGTTGGCTACGGAACGTTTATTAACCCACAAACAATGCTCATGCAAGGTGCCGAAAAATCGATTCATTTAGTTGAAATTTATGTTGGCATTTTTATTGGTGCCATCACCTTTACAGGCTCTATCATTGCATGGGGAAAACTCACCGAAAATATTACCAGCAAACCATTTGTATATAAAGGCAAAGATTTAGTAAATGTTATATTGCTACTCGCATCTATTGTATTAGGTGTATTATTCCTTCTTCAAACCGAAACATACGGCATGACCTATTTAATCATAATGACCATAATTGCAGCATTTTTTGGTGTCATGATGGTTATGGCAATTGGCGGTGCCGATATGCCCGTTGTAATCTCTATGCTTAATTCACTTTCGGGCTGGACAGCCTCAGCTTCCGGATTTATGCTTGGCAACGACTTACTAATTGTAACAGGAGCCTTAGTTGGTAGTTCAGGGGCAATTCTTTCTATTATCATGTGCAATGCCATGAATCGTTCTTTCTTTTCAGTAATTTCTGGAGGCTTTGGACAAGAAATAAAAAAAGGTAAAAAAATAGAAGGTACTGTAAAATCAATAACACACGAAGAAGCTGCAGAAATCCTTAACGAAGCCCAATCTATAATGATAGTGCCAGGTTATGGTATGGCGGTCGCTAAAGCACAATACCCTATTCACGATTTAGTAGAAAAATTAAGAAAAAAAGGTAAAACCGTACGTTTCGGCATCCACCCTGTAGCCGGTAGATTACCCGGTCATATGAATGTTCTTTTGGCTGAAGCAAATGTACCATACGATATTGTACTTGAAATGGATGAAGTTAACCCCGATATGCCCGATACAGATGTCGTTTTAGTTATTGGAGCTAACGATACCGTAAATCCCGGTGCACAAGAAGATCCTTCTAGCCCTATTTATGGCATGCCAGTAATTGAAGTATGGAAAGCCAAAAGAGTAATCGTAATGAAAAGGTCTATGGCTGTAGGCTATGCTGGAGTTGAAAATCCATTGTTTTATAAAGAAAATACCGATATGCTATATGGCGACGCCAAAGAAAGCGTCGAAAAAATCAATGCTAAAATTGATTAA
- a CDS encoding Re/Si-specific NAD(P)(+) transhydrogenase subunit alpha — protein sequence MKVVIPKEVNEHELRVAATPKTIIRLKKQGFETYVEKDAGKKAKFSDDEYQAAGASIINTPEELYSLADIVLKVQPPTEQEIEIIKQGTLILSYLWPAQNMPLLNKLAAKGINAIAMDAIPRISRAQKMDVLSSMANIAGYRAVIEAANYFGRFLNGQITAAGKVEPAKVLVIGAGVAGLAAIGAAKSLGAIVRAFDTRKEVAEQIQSMGAQFISVDIDEDGSTATGYSKEMSKEFIEAEMALFKKQASEVDIIITTAQIPGKEAPKLILEDHVKVMKPGSVIVDLAAPTGGNCVLTKKNEVYTTDNGVIIVGKIDQLPTQASYLYGNNLCNLLDDMGKAQNFKIDMTDDVIKRAMVVYQGKINWPPEPLAVSVKKETTTKPTAEEEAKIKAAKAKKVIISNIIWLSIIGILLLALGKVAPADFMGHMTAFVLAVFVGWNVIWNVTHALHTPLMSVTNAISGIIITGGLLLIQDDMTHPITILSFIAILIAFINIVGGFVVTYRMLNMFKK from the coding sequence ATGAAAGTAGTAATTCCAAAAGAAGTAAACGAACACGAACTTCGTGTTGCTGCTACTCCAAAAACAATTATAAGACTAAAAAAACAGGGCTTTGAAACCTATGTCGAAAAAGACGCTGGTAAAAAAGCCAAATTTTCAGATGATGAATACCAAGCTGCAGGGGCTTCTATTATAAATACACCTGAAGAATTATATTCATTGGCTGATATTGTGCTAAAAGTTCAGCCACCTACTGAACAAGAAATTGAAATAATAAAACAAGGCACATTGATATTAAGTTATCTGTGGCCTGCTCAAAATATGCCATTGCTCAATAAATTAGCTGCAAAAGGTATAAACGCCATAGCAATGGATGCCATTCCTCGCATTTCACGTGCACAAAAAATGGATGTACTTTCGTCTATGGCCAACATTGCCGGATACAGAGCAGTTATTGAAGCTGCAAATTATTTTGGTCGCTTCTTAAATGGTCAAATCACTGCTGCCGGAAAAGTAGAACCTGCTAAAGTACTTGTAATTGGTGCTGGTGTTGCCGGATTAGCTGCTATTGGCGCTGCTAAATCATTAGGCGCTATTGTTAGAGCTTTTGATACTCGAAAAGAAGTAGCCGAACAAATACAATCCATGGGTGCACAATTTATTAGTGTCGATATCGATGAAGATGGGTCCACCGCCACCGGATACTCCAAAGAAATGAGTAAAGAATTTATCGAAGCCGAAATGGCATTATTTAAAAAACAAGCCTCAGAAGTAGATATTATCATTACCACCGCACAAATACCCGGCAAAGAAGCTCCAAAACTTATTTTAGAAGATCATGTAAAAGTAATGAAACCAGGTTCAGTTATTGTTGACCTTGCTGCACCAACAGGTGGTAATTGCGTATTAACCAAGAAAAACGAAGTTTATACTACCGACAATGGCGTTATCATTGTCGGGAAAATAGACCAATTACCCACTCAAGCAAGTTATTTATACGGCAACAATCTCTGCAACCTCCTCGACGATATGGGCAAAGCTCAAAACTTTAAAATAGACATGACCGACGATGTTATAAAACGTGCCATGGTTGTTTACCAAGGTAAAATAAATTGGCCACCCGAACCATTAGCCGTTAGCGTTAAAAAAGAAACTACCACTAAACCCACTGCCGAAGAAGAAGCTAAAATAAAAGCAGCTAAAGCTAAAAAAGTAATCATTTCTAACATTATTTGGCTTTCTATAATTGGCATTTTATTATTAGCTTTAGGTAAAGTTGCTCCTGCCGACTTTATGGGACATATGACTGCTTTTGTATTAGCTGTTTTTGTAGGATGGAATGTAATATGGAACGTTACCCATGCACTACATACCCCACTTATGTCAGTAACCAACGCCATTAGTGGTATTATTATTACAGGTGGGTTACTGCTTATTCAAGACGATATGACCCATCCTATTACTATTTTATCATTTATTGCCATCTTAATTGCTTTTATTAACATTGTTGGTGGCTTTGTTGTAACTTATAGAATGTTGAACATGTTTAAAAAATAA